Proteins encoded within one genomic window of Lysinibacillus sphaericus:
- a CDS encoding ATP-binding cassette domain-containing protein, translating into MSDKEVLLEVKNLHIVFGKGKHKFVAIDDVSFHIYKGETFGLVGESGSGKTTIGRAIMRINEVTSGQILYRGKNINGKISKDWDKQITQKIQMIFQDPMASLNERAKVDYIISEGLINTKNFKDEAERQQKVQNALLDVGLLPEFASRFPHEFSGGQRQRIGIARALVMEPEFIIADEPISALDVSIRAQVLNLLSTIQQRNNLTYLFIAHDLSIVRFITDRTAVIYKGKIVELAETEKLFSNPIHPYTRALLSAVPEPNPYKEREKVVEIYNPLQHQYELAPPSFTEIEEGHYVLANEEEIANYRTLRKVEVSE; encoded by the coding sequence ATGAGCGATAAAGAAGTATTATTAGAAGTGAAAAATTTGCACATTGTGTTTGGTAAAGGCAAACATAAATTTGTGGCAATCGATGATGTCAGCTTTCATATTTATAAAGGTGAAACATTCGGATTAGTTGGCGAATCGGGCTCTGGTAAAACGACTATTGGCCGCGCTATAATGCGCATCAATGAAGTAACGAGTGGTCAAATATTGTACCGTGGAAAGAACATTAACGGTAAAATCTCGAAGGATTGGGACAAACAAATAACGCAAAAAATCCAAATGATTTTTCAAGACCCGATGGCTTCACTTAATGAACGGGCAAAGGTGGATTATATTATATCGGAAGGTCTGATTAATACGAAAAACTTTAAAGATGAAGCGGAGCGTCAGCAAAAAGTACAAAACGCACTTTTAGATGTTGGCTTATTACCCGAGTTCGCGAGTCGCTTTCCGCATGAATTTTCTGGCGGTCAGCGTCAACGGATTGGCATTGCACGTGCATTAGTAATGGAGCCAGAGTTTATTATTGCGGATGAACCAATTTCAGCCCTCGACGTATCGATACGAGCGCAAGTGCTCAATTTATTATCGACGATTCAACAACGAAACAACTTAACCTATTTATTTATTGCCCATGATTTATCAATTGTTCGATTTATTACAGACCGTACGGCAGTCATTTATAAAGGCAAAATTGTGGAGTTAGCAGAGACCGAAAAACTTTTTTCTAATCCAATTCACCCGTACACAAGAGCATTGTTATCAGCAGTGCCAGAACCCAATCCGTATAAGGAGCGAGAAAAGGTCGTAGAAATTTACAACCCGTTACAGCATCAATATGAGCTAGCGCCTCCTTCATTTACAGAAATAGAAGAAGGGCATTATGTTTTAGCTAATGAAGAGGAAATAGCCAATTATCGTACATTACGAAAAGTAGAGGTGAGCGAATGA
- a CDS encoding SH3 domain-containing C40 family peptidase → MNAIVIAMMANLYAEPNRHAELVDEILYGMPVQIIEELENDWLYVRTAYRYEGYCQRKHVLFDDAITNTWIQKAQHVIGQRFADVLQEPKIQSTKIITLVKGSILYNVDSDTTSNTPWTAVQLATGEIGYLRSQWLHPKIAEHTFEEHAFRENVVQTALSYIATPYRWGGKSPLGIDCSGLCSMAYLLNGVIIFRDARIVEGFPIKEITIDRMQKGDLLFFPGHVALYLGQTLYVHASLGGNEVNVNSLDEQHPLYRQDLATTITAIGSLF, encoded by the coding sequence ATGAACGCAATTGTCATTGCTATGATGGCTAATCTTTATGCTGAACCCAATCGTCATGCTGAGCTTGTTGATGAAATACTTTACGGTATGCCTGTTCAAATTATAGAAGAATTAGAAAATGATTGGCTGTATGTTCGCACTGCCTATCGCTATGAAGGTTATTGTCAGCGAAAGCATGTCCTTTTCGATGATGCGATTACAAATACTTGGATTCAAAAGGCTCAACATGTTATTGGACAGCGTTTCGCAGATGTTTTACAAGAACCGAAAATACAAAGCACCAAAATCATCACATTGGTAAAAGGTTCTATTTTATACAATGTAGATTCAGACACGACATCAAACACGCCATGGACTGCCGTTCAATTAGCGACGGGCGAAATTGGCTATTTACGTTCACAATGGTTGCATCCTAAAATTGCTGAACATACTTTTGAAGAGCATGCGTTTCGAGAAAATGTTGTACAAACAGCACTAAGCTATATAGCCACACCGTATCGTTGGGGAGGTAAGTCACCGCTAGGCATAGATTGTTCAGGCTTATGTTCGATGGCTTATCTGCTAAATGGCGTAATTATTTTCCGAGATGCTAGAATTGTAGAAGGTTTTCCAATTAAGGAGATAACAATTGATCGTATGCAAAAAGGAGATTTGCTATTTTTCCCAGGGCATGTAGCACTGTATCTAGGGCAGACTCTTTATGTTCATGCCTCACTTGGTGGCAATGAGGTCAATGTCAATAGCCTTGATGAACAACATCCGTTATATCGCCAAGATTTAGCAACGACTATTACCGCAATTGGAAGCTTGTTTTAA
- a CDS encoding glucosaminidase domain-containing protein, producing the protein MHRFNIYNYMRLFKKLLIGMIVIASVISISTYFLIQLLKPTDTAVQKYVDEGPSVEEFIGSIAETARQLGAENDLYASVMIAQAILESKHGQSGLSSTPNNNLFGMKGKFQNDSVTLETVEDDGSGNLTTVMAEFRKYPSYEESMKDYVQLLRNGVSWNKNFYTGVFKSNTTSYADATKFLTGSYATDSTYNEKLNSLIAKYDLQQYDSPVKNKKTITVADGDSLMHIAQTHNVKVTSIKQWNQLRSDNIEAGQQLNIYQY; encoded by the coding sequence TTGCATAGATTCAACATCTATAACTACATGAGATTATTCAAAAAACTATTAATCGGAATGATTGTCATAGCGTCTGTTATCAGTATTTCCACTTATTTTTTGATTCAGCTATTGAAGCCAACCGACACTGCCGTTCAAAAATATGTAGATGAAGGCCCAAGTGTGGAAGAATTTATTGGCTCTATTGCAGAAACAGCACGACAACTCGGTGCTGAAAATGACTTATATGCATCTGTCATGATTGCGCAAGCCATTTTAGAAAGTAAGCATGGGCAAAGTGGTCTTAGTTCCACTCCTAACAACAATTTATTTGGTATGAAAGGCAAATTTCAAAATGATTCCGTGACACTTGAAACAGTTGAGGATGATGGCTCTGGTAATCTGACAACAGTGATGGCTGAATTCCGCAAATATCCTTCCTACGAAGAATCCATGAAGGATTATGTCCAATTACTCCGCAATGGTGTATCTTGGAACAAAAATTTTTATACAGGTGTCTTTAAAAGCAACACAACATCCTATGCAGATGCGACAAAATTTTTAACAGGCTCTTACGCAACAGATTCAACTTACAATGAAAAGTTAAATAGTCTAATTGCGAAGTACGACTTACAACAATACGACAGCCCTGTAAAAAATAAAAAAACCATTACAGTTGCGGATGGTGACTCGCTGATGCATATCGCACAGACGCATAATGTTAAAGTAACATCCATTAAACAATGGAATCAATTACGTTCAGATAATATTGAAGCTGGACAACAGTTAAATATTTATCAATATTAG
- a CDS encoding S66 peptidase family protein, whose protein sequence is MIVPKALLKGDTIGLLSASGATPPEKLAPAIASIEKLGFNVIVGETCRVRHGYLAGSDELRAYDVNEMFRNPHVNGIFCIRGGYGATKILPRLDYEMIQANPKVFAGYSDVTALHIAFNQKCNLVTYHTPMPSTEFIQQNMDHYTWNSFLNCVMATDTMPFLLENPPQQPMTTLLTGTATGQLVGGNLTLITASLGTPYEIDTKGKILFLEDIDESEQRIDRMLTQLKLAGKLDDAVGLLLGAWTNCGPENPKQPEQSLSLNTIFKEILTPLKKPILSNLACGHCLPTMSLPLGRIVTIDAETQNITVVG, encoded by the coding sequence ATGATTGTGCCTAAAGCTTTGCTAAAAGGGGATACGATTGGTCTACTTAGTGCTTCTGGTGCTACACCACCAGAAAAGCTAGCTCCCGCCATTGCTAGTATTGAGAAACTTGGTTTTAACGTCATTGTGGGGGAAACATGTCGTGTTAGACATGGATATTTAGCTGGTTCAGACGAACTGCGCGCATATGATGTCAATGAAATGTTCCGCAATCCCCATGTGAACGGCATTTTTTGTATTCGTGGAGGATATGGGGCAACGAAAATTTTACCAAGACTAGATTATGAGATGATACAAGCAAATCCCAAAGTATTCGCAGGCTATAGCGATGTGACTGCACTACATATCGCCTTTAATCAAAAATGTAATTTAGTGACGTATCATACACCAATGCCTTCAACAGAATTTATTCAACAAAATATGGATCATTATACATGGAATTCATTTTTGAATTGTGTGATGGCAACAGATACCATGCCGTTTCTGTTGGAAAATCCTCCACAGCAACCAATGACTACACTCCTAACAGGGACTGCAACAGGTCAACTCGTTGGGGGCAATTTAACATTGATTACAGCGTCACTTGGCACGCCATATGAAATTGATACAAAAGGTAAAATTTTATTTTTAGAAGATATAGATGAGAGTGAGCAGCGTATAGATCGCATGCTGACACAGTTAAAATTAGCTGGGAAGCTTGATGATGCAGTAGGTTTACTATTAGGGGCATGGACAAATTGCGGGCCTGAAAACCCGAAGCAGCCAGAACAGAGCTTATCCTTAAACACCATTTTTAAGGAAATCTTAACACCTTTGAAGAAACCTATTTTATCAAATCTTGCTTGTGGTCACTGTTTACCAACGATGTCACTGCCTTTAGGTCGTATCGTAACCATAGATGCGGAAACGCAAAACATTACAGTGGTAGGGTAG
- a CDS encoding ABC transporter ATP-binding protein, with protein MIAFENVTKKYDNNQIAVNAINFEIQKGEFFVIIGPSGCGKTTLLKMINRLIQLTEGTIRINGKRISDYNIHELRWNIGYVLQQIALFPHMTIAENIAIVPEMKKWETTKIQQRVHELLEMVGLEPAQYSDRKPNELSGGEQQRVGVVRALAADPEIILMDEPFSALDPISRTKLQNDLLELQRAINKTIVFVSHDMQEALKLGDRICVMKDGEIVQIGTPKEIIQNPVNDFVRKFIGVKEDALNVFTIQQVIEPFVEAKHQSYVIHSVGDQATLQVILQQLAHYECLAVKSEEEIIGVITRQSMLQFLANHSTERGEAND; from the coding sequence ATGATTGCATTTGAGAATGTTACAAAAAAATACGATAATAACCAAATTGCAGTAAATGCCATTAATTTTGAGATACAGAAAGGGGAGTTTTTTGTCATTATAGGCCCTAGTGGTTGTGGCAAGACGACATTACTAAAAATGATTAACCGATTAATTCAATTGACTGAAGGAACAATACGAATTAACGGTAAAAGAATTAGTGATTATAATATTCATGAACTACGATGGAATATTGGCTATGTGCTCCAACAAATTGCACTTTTCCCTCATATGACAATAGCTGAAAATATCGCCATTGTTCCTGAAATGAAAAAATGGGAAACGACAAAAATTCAACAACGAGTTCATGAATTATTAGAAATGGTAGGGCTAGAACCAGCTCAATATAGTGACAGGAAGCCAAATGAACTGTCGGGTGGGGAACAACAACGGGTTGGTGTTGTCCGCGCATTGGCAGCAGATCCCGAAATTATATTAATGGATGAGCCATTCAGTGCATTGGATCCAATTAGTCGAACAAAATTACAAAATGACCTGCTTGAGCTTCAACGTGCAATAAATAAAACGATTGTCTTTGTTTCACACGATATGCAAGAAGCGTTAAAACTAGGGGATCGCATCTGTGTGATGAAAGATGGAGAAATAGTACAAATCGGTACACCAAAGGAAATAATACAAAATCCCGTCAATGATTTTGTTCGAAAATTTATTGGGGTCAAGGAAGATGCATTGAATGTGTTTACCATTCAACAAGTGATTGAACCGTTTGTAGAGGCGAAACATCAAAGTTATGTGATACATAGTGTTGGTGATCAGGCTACTTTACAAGTCATTTTACAACAATTGGCGCACTATGAGTGTCTGGCAGTGAAAAGCGAAGAGGAAATTATTGGAGTTATTACAAGGCAATCAATGTTGCAGTTTTTAGCCAACCATTCCACGGAACGGGGTGAGGCAAATGACTGA
- a CDS encoding ABC transporter ATP-binding protein, whose translation MKQINSRILTIENLVITFTLRGQVLTAIRGISLDLYKGESLAIVGESGSGKSVLMKSIMGLLDKNGSIAQGQIIYNGMDLALFNTEQQWLTIRGKEIAIVTQDPMTSLNPLKTIGKQIEECVVLHQGLKGKAAYTETLKLLTDVGIGDVEKRYKQYPHEFSGGMRQRIVIAIALACKPKILICDEPTTALDVTIQAQILQLLKSLQQKYSLTIVYITHDLGVVAKVADRIAVMYAGDILEVGRTHEVFFNGKHPYTWALLSSLPQLGLKGQPLYSIKGTPPNLFKKIKGDAFAPRNPFALKIDYEVRPPFFQVSDTHFARTWLLDPRAPKVEPPAALQAFFEEGRQYANER comes from the coding sequence GTGAAGCAAATAAATTCCCGTATTTTAACGATTGAAAACTTAGTCATTACATTTACACTACGAGGGCAAGTACTAACAGCTATTAGGGGAATCTCTCTTGATTTATATAAAGGAGAAAGTCTAGCCATTGTTGGTGAATCAGGTTCAGGAAAATCCGTTCTAATGAAATCAATTATGGGCTTGCTCGATAAAAATGGTTCGATTGCCCAAGGTCAAATTATATACAATGGTATGGATTTAGCGCTATTTAACACAGAACAACAATGGTTAACTATTCGAGGAAAAGAAATCGCAATCGTTACACAAGATCCGATGACATCATTGAATCCATTGAAAACGATTGGCAAACAAATTGAGGAATGCGTGGTGTTACACCAAGGGCTCAAGGGCAAAGCAGCTTATACTGAAACACTTAAATTATTAACCGACGTCGGTATTGGTGATGTAGAGAAACGCTACAAGCAATACCCTCATGAATTTTCAGGAGGCATGCGGCAACGAATTGTGATTGCTATTGCGCTCGCGTGTAAACCGAAAATTTTAATTTGTGATGAGCCAACAACCGCATTGGACGTAACTATACAAGCACAAATTTTGCAACTTCTAAAAAGCCTTCAGCAAAAATATAGCTTAACAATCGTTTATATTACACATGATTTAGGCGTTGTAGCAAAAGTTGCGGACCGTATCGCGGTCATGTATGCAGGGGACATACTCGAAGTTGGTCGTACACATGAAGTGTTTTTTAATGGAAAACATCCGTATACATGGGCGCTTCTTTCGTCACTACCACAACTTGGGTTAAAAGGGCAACCGCTTTATTCGATTAAGGGGACGCCACCCAATCTTTTTAAAAAAATTAAAGGTGATGCGTTTGCCCCGCGCAATCCATTTGCTTTAAAAATTGATTACGAAGTACGTCCGCCATTTTTTCAAGTAAGCGATACACATTTCGCGCGCACTTGGCTGTTGGATCCCCGTGCGCCCAAAGTGGAGCCTCCAGCAGCGTTACAAGCTTTTTTTGAAGAAGGGAGGCAGTACGCCAATGAGCGATAA
- a CDS encoding serine hydrolase, translating to MMQPTIQRIIQEAPYKVHMFVKDFKTNDFVINERLDEAFSSASLIKVPILIAVFDYIDVCDIPINQVIAISPSDWVDFSVISEQRVTSCTIYELCVWMITTSDNTATNVLIDVIGMEALNKYFHKIGLTHTQLQRKMMDFERLAKGIDNITTARDMAHLFSQIYRQNLLSPVLSQLAIDILCRQRFHECLRRYIVDDVTIAHKTGGLDTVDHDVGIVYSHVQDYGIGVFISEVKQNDVARQLIGRLSKVVYDKMIGVKGETT from the coding sequence ATGATGCAGCCAACGATTCAACGTATTATACAGGAAGCTCCATATAAAGTGCATATGTTTGTAAAAGATTTTAAGACAAATGACTTTGTTATCAACGAGCGTCTAGATGAAGCTTTTTCCAGTGCTAGCTTAATTAAAGTGCCTATACTCATTGCTGTTTTCGATTATATAGATGTATGCGATATACCTATCAATCAAGTAATAGCCATTAGCCCTAGCGATTGGGTTGATTTTAGTGTGATTAGTGAACAGCGAGTAACATCCTGTACAATCTATGAACTGTGCGTTTGGATGATTACGACAAGTGATAATACTGCGACAAATGTGTTAATTGATGTAATCGGTATGGAAGCGCTAAATAAGTACTTTCATAAAATCGGACTGACCCATACGCAATTACAAAGAAAAATGATGGACTTTGAGCGACTTGCAAAAGGCATTGATAATATAACAACAGCGCGCGATATGGCGCATCTATTTAGCCAAATTTATAGGCAAAATCTGCTATCTCCAGTGTTAAGCCAGCTTGCTATTGATATCTTGTGTCGTCAGCGTTTTCATGAATGCTTGCGCCGTTACATCGTCGATGATGTGACAATCGCCCATAAAACAGGTGGTCTTGATACCGTTGACCATGATGTTGGCATTGTTTACAGTCACGTACAAGATTATGGTATTGGCGTTTTTATCTCAGAGGTCAAGCAAAATGATGTCGCTCGACAATTAATCGGTCGTCTTTCAAAGGTAGTCTATGACAAGATGATAGGAGTGAAAGGAGAGACAACATGA